The window GCCGGACCGGGCGCCCCGGAGAGGGACCGGGGACCCACGCCCCGGCGAACGGAACGGGCTCCGGCCCGGGGACGCCTCCCCCGGCCGGAGCCCGCGCGCCCGGTGTCCGTTCAGCCGCGCACGTCGGCGACCTCGCTGACCGGTCCCTGGGCGCGGTAGTCGTCCAGCGCGGTGACCACGTACCCGGCGCCGTCCTCCAGCGGCGCGGTGTCGGTCAGCGCGGTCCGCCCGGTGAGGCCCACGAGGTTGTCCGCGGTGACCGCGGCGCAGCGCTCCTCCTCGGACCCGGCGGCCGCGTCGGCGGGCAGCCGGTAGACGGCGTAGAAGCGGGCGCCGTCCACGGCCTCCCACGCCACGTCGACACCCTCGTCGGCGGCCCGGGCCGTGACGCCGCCGACCGCGCCGACCAGCGGCCCCCGGCCCCCGGGCGCGTCGGAGAGCGGCGGCAGGGCGGGGGCGCCGTAGTGCTCGTCGGCCAGCGCGGCGTAGGCGTCGGCGGCCTGCTCGCGCAGGTTCTTGATGGAGAAGTAGACGTCGCCGTCCACCTGGGGCAGCTCGCCGGAGTAGTCCAGCTGGGTGCTGAGCGCGTCCTCGCCGGTCCAGCCGTCCTCGCCCACCCGGTAGGCGGCCTGGCCGATGTACAGGTCCACGCCGGTGCCCTCGACCTCCCGGGCCCACCAGTCGGCCAGGACCTCGTAGTCGGCGGTCTCGAAGCCCCGCTCCCAGTACAGCTGCGGCGCGACGTAGTCGACCGTGCCCTCCTGGATCCAGGTGCGGGTGTCGGCGTGCTGGGCGTCGTAGGACTGCAGGCCCGAGCTGGACGAGCCGCTGGGGTCGGTGGAGTCGTTGCGCCAGATGCCGAACGGGGAGATCCCGAAGCTCACCCAGGGCTTGGTGGCCTCGATGCCCTCGTGGACCCCGGCGATGAGCTGGTTGACGTTGTCGCGCCGCCAGTCCTCGCGGGCCTCGAAGCCGTCGCCGTGCTCCTCCCAGGAGGCGTCGTCGTCGAACTCCTCGCCCTCCTTGGGGTAGGGGTAGAAGAAGTCGTCGAAGTGCACGCCGTCGACGTCGTAGCGCTCCACCACGTCGAGGATCACGCGGGTCACCCACTCGCGGACCCCGGGGTTGCCGGGGTCGAAGTAGGCCTCGACGCCGTAGTCGACGAGCCACTCGGGGTTCTCCCTCGCCGGGTGGTCCTCGGCCAGGTTCTCGACGTCGGGGTCCTGGAAGCCCACGCGGTAGGGGTTGAACCAGGCGTGCAGCTCCAGGCCGCGCTCGTGCGCCCCGGCCACCGCGTACTCCAGCGGGTCGTAGCCGGGGTCGCCGCCCTGCTCGCCGGTGAGGTAGCGCGCCCACGGCTCCAGGTCCGACTCGTAGACGGCGTCGGCGGTGGGCCGCACGTGCAGGAAGACCGCGTTGAGCCCCATGGCGGAGGCGTCGTCGAGGTAGGCGTCGAGTTCGGCCTTCTGCTCCTCGGCGGACAGGCCCGGCTCGGAGGGCCAGTCGATGTTGCGGACCGTGGTCAGCCAGGCCCCGCGCATCTGCCGCTGCGCCCCGCCGTCCCCGCACCGCAGGGTGGCGGCCGCCCCGGACGCGCCGTCGGCCGGTGGCTCCTCGTCGGCGCCCCGGCCGGTGCACCCCGCCAGCAGGACGGTGGCCGCGGCGGCCGTCGCGGCCCACCGCAGCGCGGCGCGCGTCGGGGTCACGGCACGGGCCACTGAATCCATGGAACAGGTCTCCTCTGAGGGGATGGGTCGCGCACCGCCGTCACCGTGACGTCGCACCGCGAACCAGAGTAGGCCAGACAGTCAATTTTCGGACACGATTGCGCCAATCTGTGGACAACCTCGCACCCCCGGTGCCGGAGGGCCGTTCCGGCAGGTCGACGGAGCGCCCGCGGGGGCGGCGGCGGAGCACCGTCCCCGCCGGGCGGCGGCGAGGGCCGGTTCACGACGGCGGCTCCACCCCGGGAGGGAGCACGTGCGCACCCCGGCCACCACGGCCGATACCGGACACACCGCCCCAGACGAGGTTCTAGACTCGGGGACCGTGAACGCCCTCCTGAGCCCGCCACGCCTGTCCGTCCGCACCGTCGCCCTGCGCGACGACACCGCCAGCCTGGTGCACCGCCTGCCCGCGGACTCCCCCCTGGCCTGGCTGACCGGCGACGAGGGCGTCGTGGGCTGGGGACAGGCCGCGCGGCTGGACCTGGACGGTGAGCCCGAATCGGCCGAGCCCACCGACACCACCCGCTTCACCGAGGCGGCCCGCTGGGTCGACGCCCTCACCGAGCGCGCCGAGGTCCACGACGAGGTGGGGGTGCCCGGCACCGGCCCGGTCGCGTTCGGCACGTTCGCCTTCTCCCCCTCCTCCGCGGGATCGGCCCTGGTGGTGCCGCGCGTGCTGGTCGGGCGGCGCGGCGGCCGCTCCTGGCTGACCACCGTCACCGAAGCGTCCGGGGCGCACCCGGCCGAGCCGCTCGGCCCGACGCCGGAGCCGCGGCCCGTCGGTCCGCTCTCCTGGAGCGCGGGGTCGCTGACCGGCGAGCAGTGGATGGGCGCCGTGGCCGGTACCGTCGAGCGCATCCGCACGGGAGAGCTCGACAAGGCCGTGCTGGCGCGCGACGCCCTGGCCGAGGCCGACGCCCCCATCGACGTGCGCACCCTGCTGGAGCGGCTGCGGCTGCGGTTCCCCGGTTGTTTCACCTTCTCGGTGGACGGCATGGTCGGAGCCACCCCCGAGCTGCTGCTGCGCCGCGAGGGCGACCAGCTCTCCTCGCTGGTGCTGGCCGGGACCCGCCCCCGGGGCGAGGACCCCGACGCGGACCGGCTCCTGGCCGAGGAGCTGCTGACCTCGGCCAAGGACGTGGACGAGCACCGCATGGCCGTGGAGTCCCTGCGCACCGCGCTGGAACCGCTCACCGAGGAACTGGACGTGCCCGCCCGGCCCCGCCTGCTCGCGCTCGCCAACGTGCAGCACCTGGCCACGCCGGTGCGCGCCCGCCTGTCCCCCGGGGTCTCGGCGCTGGAGGCGGTCGCGGCCCTGCACCCCACCGCCGCCGTGGGCGGCACCCCCACCGCGGCGGCCATGCGGCTGATCGCGAAGGCCGAGGGCATGGACCGGGGCGGCTACGCCGGTCCGGTCGGGTGGCTGGACGGCGCGGGCAACTCCGAGTGGGGCATCGCCCTGCGCTGCGCCCGCGTGGAGGGCGCGCGCGCCCGGCTCTTCGCCGGAGGGGGCATCGTCGCCCAGTCCGAACCGGAGTCGGAGCTGGCCGAGACCGAGTCCAAGTTCCGGGTGATGCGCGAGGCCCTCACCGACCCCGTCTGAACCGGGGCGGGAGCGCGCTCCGGGCCGGGCTCCGCGGTACGCGCGCGGGCGGCGCTGAGCGGGGGTGACGCCGCGCACAGAGGCCGCTGCCCGGACGGGATTTCACGGCCGCGAAACACGGCGCCGCTAGCGTGGCGCCCATGCGTGTCCACGAGGTTTCCTGGGACGATCCCGACGCCGCCGCCCTGCGGGCCGGCCAGCGGGCGGAGATCGCCGAACGGTACGGCACCGCCGACTCCGAGCCGGGGGTGGCCCCCTCCGCCGGGGACATCGCGGTGTTCGTGGTGGCCCGCGACGCCTCGGGCGCGGCCGTGGGCTGCGGCGGCCTGCGCGACCTCGGCGACGCGGCGGGGGAGGTCAAGCGGATGTACGTCCGGCCCGACCGGCGCGGCTCGGGCGCGGCGGCACTGGTCCTGGCGGCCCTGGAGGAGTGGGCCCGTGAGCGGGGCTGGAAGTGCCTGCGCCTGGAGACGGGCGACCGGCAGCCCGACGCGGTGCGGTTCTACACCCGTTCGGGGTACACGCCCATCCCCGGTTTCGGCGCCTACGCCGACGAGCCCTCCTCGCTCTGCTTCGAGAAGACTCTCTGAGGCCCGCGCGCCCCGGGCGGGGGCCCCGACACGAGGAACCGGCCCCGGCAGCCCCCACGATGGAAGCCGGGGCCGGTGGTCGTCGTCCCTACCGGCGGGAGGGCGGCCGGGCTACCTGCCGACCTCGCGGCCCGCGGTGTGCCAGATGCACACCACGGACGGGCGCGGGAACTCGCCGTCGGGCCAGGTGCTGGTGGGAGCCTCGAAGCTGCCGCCGTCACCGGGGTGCTGGGGGGCCAGGAACACCGTCTTGCTGTCCTCGGTGACGAAGGGGCCGCAGGCCTCCGCGCCGACCGGGACGGTGGCGAAGGTCTTCAGCTCACCTCGGAAGCGGCCCTCGACCGGCATGACGTGCAGGCCGTCGTTGATCCCCAGGGCGCCCGGCTGGCCGTCCGTGGAGATCCACAGGTTGCCGTCCTTGTCGAAGGTCAGGTTGTCCGGCGCGGAGATCGGCATGACCTTGGACTTGTCGAAGCCCGCGTAGTAGGTGTCGTCGTCCTCGGGGTCGCCGCACACCAGCGGCACGTTCCAGGCGAAGGTGGTGGCGGCCGCGTCGTTGCCGGACTCCACGATCTCCAGGACGTGGCCGTGCCGGTTGGGGCCGCGCGGGTTGGGCTCGTCGGCCTGGCCGGGCTCGCGGGCGGAGTTGTTGGTCAGCGCGCAGTAGACCTTGCCGGTGACCGGGCTGGGCTCGAAGTCCTCGGGGCGGTCCATCTTGGTGGGGCCCACGGCGTCGGCGGCCAGACGGGTGTGGATGAGCACCTCGGCGACGCTGAAGCCGGGGACGAAGCTCTCGGTGTCGGTGCACAGCGCGACCCACTCGCCGGAACCGTCGAACTCGCCGTCGGCGGGCAGCGCGCCGGAGCCGTCGAACTCCTCGGCGGGGCTGTTGCCGGACAGGCGCGCCACGTACAGCGTGCCGGTGTCCAGCAGGGAGAGGTTGTGGCGCCGGGAGCCCTCGACGTACTTCTTGGCGCTGACGAACTTGTACATGTAGTCGAAGCGCTCGTCGTCGCCCATGTAGGCCACGACCCGGCCGTCGTCGGCCAGGCGGGTGGTGGCGCCCTCGTGCTTGAAGCGGCCGAGCATGGTGCGCTTGAGCGGCTCGGACCCGGGGTCGAGCGGGTCGACCTCGACGATG is drawn from Nocardiopsis dassonvillei subsp. dassonvillei DSM 43111 and contains these coding sequences:
- a CDS encoding glycoside hydrolase family 10 protein yields the protein MDSVARAVTPTRAALRWAATAAAATVLLAGCTGRGADEEPPADGASGAAATLRCGDGGAQRQMRGAWLTTVRNIDWPSEPGLSAEEQKAELDAYLDDASAMGLNAVFLHVRPTADAVYESDLEPWARYLTGEQGGDPGYDPLEYAVAGAHERGLELHAWFNPYRVGFQDPDVENLAEDHPARENPEWLVDYGVEAYFDPGNPGVREWVTRVILDVVERYDVDGVHFDDFFYPYPKEGEEFDDDASWEEHGDGFEAREDWRRDNVNQLIAGVHEGIEATKPWVSFGISPFGIWRNDSTDPSGSSSSGLQSYDAQHADTRTWIQEGTVDYVAPQLYWERGFETADYEVLADWWAREVEGTGVDLYIGQAAYRVGEDGWTGEDALSTQLDYSGELPQVDGDVYFSIKNLREQAADAYAALADEHYGAPALPPLSDAPGGRGPLVGAVGGVTARAADEGVDVAWEAVDGARFYAVYRLPADAAAGSEEERCAAVTADNLVGLTGRTALTDTAPLEDGAGYVVTALDDYRAQGPVSEVADVRG
- a CDS encoding isochorismate synthase, with product MNALLSPPRLSVRTVALRDDTASLVHRLPADSPLAWLTGDEGVVGWGQAARLDLDGEPESAEPTDTTRFTEAARWVDALTERAEVHDEVGVPGTGPVAFGTFAFSPSSAGSALVVPRVLVGRRGGRSWLTTVTEASGAHPAEPLGPTPEPRPVGPLSWSAGSLTGEQWMGAVAGTVERIRTGELDKAVLARDALAEADAPIDVRTLLERLRLRFPGCFTFSVDGMVGATPELLLRREGDQLSSLVLAGTRPRGEDPDADRLLAEELLTSAKDVDEHRMAVESLRTALEPLTEELDVPARPRLLALANVQHLATPVRARLSPGVSALEAVAALHPTAAVGGTPTAAAMRLIAKAEGMDRGGYAGPVGWLDGAGNSEWGIALRCARVEGARARLFAGGGIVAQSEPESELAETESKFRVMREALTDPV
- a CDS encoding GNAT family N-acetyltransferase; this encodes MRVHEVSWDDPDAAALRAGQRAEIAERYGTADSEPGVAPSAGDIAVFVVARDASGAAVGCGGLRDLGDAAGEVKRMYVRPDRRGSGAAALVLAALEEWARERGWKCLRLETGDRQPDAVRFYTRSGYTPIPGFGAYADEPSSLCFEKTL
- a CDS encoding PhoX family protein, whose product is MPESAPRRRQLPLIGQVGGGRSRATCRLRCGDACFHPAPNTSDNPYFGDIFAKALSRRSVIQAGAVSAGAGALGLAALSPASADRRGPDRPHPSPRPTFTSVQPNNDDKITIPRGYDQHVIIRWGEPVLPGAPEFDVYDQTAEAQAQQFGYNCDYVGFHQLDDDHALLWVNHEYTNEELMFPGYAGGDAATEEQVRIAMAAHGGSIVELQREGRTGKWVLSTGERSFNRRITADTPMRLTGPAAGHDLLKTAEDPTGTLVRGMLNNCAGGMTPWGTFLTAEENFNQYFANGSGSAETRRYGVGTGATGRRWERFEERFDLSKHPNEINRFGYIVEVDPLDPGSEPLKRTMLGRFKHEGATTRLADDGRVVAYMGDDERFDYMYKFVSAKKYVEGSRRHNLSLLDTGTLYVARLSGNSPAEEFDGSGALPADGEFDGSGEWVALCTDTESFVPGFSVAEVLIHTRLAADAVGPTKMDRPEDFEPSPVTGKVYCALTNNSAREPGQADEPNPRGPNRHGHVLEIVESGNDAAATTFAWNVPLVCGDPEDDDTYYAGFDKSKVMPISAPDNLTFDKDGNLWISTDGQPGALGINDGLHVMPVEGRFRGELKTFATVPVGAEACGPFVTEDSKTVFLAPQHPGDGGSFEAPTSTWPDGEFPRPSVVCIWHTAGREVGR